One Candidatus Vicinibacter affinis DNA window includes the following coding sequences:
- a CDS encoding DUF3494 domain-containing protein — protein MKTTTFLNQVLRFGTKPSLFIKRLHDLKFRLKFYSQSLLTLILLLIGTRTGFGQAPNLGTASTFALFTAVGAFNGDPASNVIGDIGTNVGAFSPPGTHIGAVHVTDPVSVQTAIDVANAYAFLASLTCGSVLTTPLGNGQILGPNIYCISTAAVLNANLTLDGGGNPNAIFIFQIDGALSTNPGSTITLINGADLCNVYWQINGAFNHNGTIFRGTVLANGAINFGFGASLLGRGLSTAGAISTNTNVVTLSNNCLCQLDVTCPNPSGGTFQSISSIPVGVPSDVRVNTSCGTTSVAISQSSSGSGCVASAYVLTRTYTVSDQGGHSTSCVVTYTVIDQTAPTITCPPNTTLYLDSMDCNRVYCYNVTATDNSIQTSLNIPGFQFIGLYNGNTYFISPPGAGNHLHWLQANEMATALGGHLVTIEDGAENSFLMNNIPFTPGLANNQYWIGMRYSPSQDKFKWVTEEPVNYTNWGPGQPGIIPGDFVWYWDPVGGRWFDSPSLLFRRYVIEFEGGLQVRRLAGIPSGNPYPPGVTTNVYQAMDACGSIAECSFTVNVLGSSSLSSKNVNVSLDQNCEVTITPEMLLTGYYACYDVFKIALSYNNHPIPNPVDSHYLGKTIIATITDITTGNSCWSYITIEDKLAPEIICRDQDMSCIQFNLNAANPAVIEDCSRYTVTLLDELTTKLDCNPEYIKEVRRTWISTDTYGNISDTCVQLIRVERPDINLIDFPDQIVDLECSRISRFDANGNPHPSITGIPTLEGYQIWPNIDFICNMYVDYEDQDLGDIGCVHKIMRTWRAREWWCNQEFTVLGIQFIQIKDTEGPIITHRPYDFDATTGHRDCEADVLLPAIDAYDRCHDKLRVDISYPGGSLIGKNGGKVILPVGRDTVIYRIYDGCYNVTTDTLIVTVKDDTEPVAICDRRTVVALNDAGINWVPAEVFDDGSFDECHLHHFEVRRMDADACGIVGEDDWGPEVGFCCEDVGRTIMVAFKAIDASGNESVCMVSVEVQDKDVPLISCPPDIHVDCRFDIDLNNLGTSFGKVVDNEADREKIVIDPIYWHEIYGHPQDGIAYDNCSPRVSERIDTSGMNQCGMGLIIREFTVTDGQGNSASCVQKIEISNHHPMSYLSITWPADLDTNGICNPDLLIPERLSAPYNFPTYVDDECSLIGLSYHDHVFSQTVPGDPCFKIFRVWKLIDWCQRDEFNNIVIFSDTQIIKVSNLVDPIITKLCRDTTICSYDVQCRPIPISLSIEAIDDCTDVSELLFRYKVDLNSDGTIDIERATIGDNTASGTWPLGRHIIKWEVEDRCGNTAKCQSEVNLLNCKSPTAYCHRDLSIGLTGMDTDGNGTPDTKMAVVWASDLNVNSGHSCGYPVTFSFSADTNDKSRTYTCDSIGPRNVELWVTDINGNTSVCKTVIIIWDNPQSEPQCPQTLNVRVNGQIKTEGGSKVEKVGVLLEQSTMPATSTNFEGEYTFGPIATGGSYAVKPGKNDDWLNGISTADIVKIQKHILGTEPITSPYKMVAADVNRSKTVTARDIADLRKLILGLTQEISGNTSWRFVDEYYSFGSAESALTENFPEVYNIPTMSSNTVGNFIGIKVGDVNESAKTRGYQNTTSRSGKVMDLSYRDEEMKKGNVYEIEFNSSNIDQFRGFQMTMEWNAEMMEVMEVSGNRSNHFGEEHYSMHKANEGKITFSWDGSSKSGEKLFTVKVRAKADARVSDVMHIGSSITPALSIGEGLEEGRIELRSQGKLQNEFVLLQNEPNPWNGTTVIGMLLPEKGEVKLTIYDMTGKVYFRSAKELGKGYQEWIIEKSMLGTSGVYYYQVDFDTNTQTRKMVILE, from the coding sequence ATGAAAACCACAACTTTCTTGAACCAGGTCTTGCGATTTGGTACCAAACCAAGTCTTTTTATTAAAAGATTGCATGACCTTAAATTTCGATTGAAATTTTATAGTCAAAGTTTACTGACATTGATTTTGCTTTTAATTGGTACTCGTACTGGTTTTGGGCAAGCCCCCAACTTAGGTACTGCCTCCACTTTTGCTCTCTTTACTGCCGTTGGTGCTTTTAACGGGGATCCAGCATCTAATGTAATTGGTGATATTGGCACAAATGTTGGGGCCTTCAGCCCTCCAGGAACTCATATTGGTGCTGTACATGTGACAGACCCCGTCTCGGTTCAGACTGCAATTGATGTGGCGAATGCATATGCCTTTTTGGCGAGTCTTACCTGCGGGTCAGTTTTGACAACTCCATTGGGCAACGGTCAGATTCTTGGACCTAACATCTATTGCATATCCACTGCGGCCGTATTGAATGCAAATTTAACCTTAGATGGAGGAGGCAATCCGAACGCGATATTTATTTTTCAAATTGACGGTGCTTTGTCTACTAATCCAGGTTCAACTATTACGCTCATAAATGGTGCCGACTTGTGCAATGTGTATTGGCAAATCAATGGAGCGTTTAATCACAATGGCACAATTTTCCGAGGTACTGTTCTTGCAAATGGAGCAATTAACTTTGGCTTTGGAGCATCACTTCTAGGCAGAGGACTTTCCACTGCAGGAGCTATTTCCACCAATACAAACGTGGTAACTTTGTCCAATAATTGCCTGTGCCAGCTAGATGTTACATGCCCAAACCCTTCTGGCGGAACCTTTCAGTCCATCAGCAGCATTCCTGTCGGTGTTCCATCTGATGTAAGGGTGAATACTTCTTGTGGTACAACTTCTGTTGCTATCTCTCAAAGTTCTAGCGGCTCAGGTTGTGTTGCTTCAGCTTATGTCCTGACAAGAACCTATACTGTTTCTGATCAAGGCGGGCATTCAACGTCTTGTGTAGTAACTTATACGGTCATTGATCAGACAGCTCCTACCATCACCTGTCCACCTAATACTACTTTGTATCTGGACAGTATGGATTGTAATAGGGTGTATTGTTACAATGTGACTGCCACAGATAATAGTATACAGACCAGTTTGAATATTCCGGGTTTCCAATTCATCGGACTTTACAATGGGAATACTTATTTTATCTCACCTCCGGGAGCCGGCAATCATTTACATTGGCTTCAAGCCAATGAAATGGCTACTGCTTTAGGAGGACATTTAGTTACCATTGAAGATGGTGCAGAGAATTCTTTCCTCATGAATAATATTCCTTTTACGCCGGGCCTTGCCAACAATCAATATTGGATAGGCATGCGATATAGTCCATCTCAAGATAAATTCAAATGGGTTACTGAAGAACCGGTCAATTATACCAATTGGGGTCCAGGTCAACCGGGTATCATCCCCGGCGATTTTGTTTGGTATTGGGATCCTGTAGGTGGCAGATGGTTTGATTCTCCTTCCTTGTTATTTAGAAGATATGTCATAGAATTTGAAGGTGGACTTCAAGTTAGAAGACTCGCAGGAATTCCGAGTGGAAATCCATATCCTCCGGGTGTAACCACCAACGTTTATCAGGCCATGGATGCATGCGGAAGCATCGCTGAATGTTCTTTTACAGTCAATGTGCTTGGATCATCCAGCCTTTCCAGTAAAAATGTGAATGTATCACTTGATCAGAATTGTGAAGTGACCATTACACCGGAAATGCTGTTGACCGGTTATTACGCTTGTTATGATGTTTTTAAGATAGCATTAAGTTATAACAATCACCCAATTCCAAATCCAGTGGATTCGCATTATTTGGGAAAAACAATTATTGCAACTATAACAGATATCACGACCGGCAATTCTTGCTGGTCCTATATAACGATAGAAGATAAACTGGCCCCAGAGATTATCTGCAGGGATCAAGACATGAGTTGTATTCAATTCAATTTGAATGCAGCCAATCCGGCTGTGATAGAAGATTGCAGCAGATATACGGTGACCCTACTGGATGAATTGACCACGAAATTGGATTGTAATCCGGAATACATAAAAGAAGTAAGAAGAACGTGGATCTCTACAGATACCTATGGCAACATCAGCGATACTTGTGTGCAGCTGATCAGGGTAGAAAGACCGGACATCAATCTTATAGATTTTCCGGATCAGATAGTAGATTTGGAGTGCAGCAGAATCTCGAGATTTGACGCAAACGGGAATCCGCATCCAAGCATTACAGGGATACCTACCTTGGAAGGTTATCAGATATGGCCGAATATAGACTTCATCTGCAACATGTATGTAGATTATGAAGATCAGGATCTGGGAGACATCGGATGTGTGCATAAGATCATGCGAACCTGGCGCGCCAGAGAGTGGTGGTGCAATCAGGAGTTCACGGTTCTGGGCATACAATTTATCCAGATCAAAGACACCGAAGGTCCGATCATTACGCATCGCCCATACGATTTTGATGCGACCACAGGACACAGAGATTGTGAGGCAGATGTATTGTTGCCTGCGATTGATGCTTATGACAGATGTCATGATAAATTGCGAGTTGACATCAGTTATCCTGGAGGATCGTTGATAGGAAAAAATGGCGGAAAAGTAATCCTTCCAGTTGGACGAGATACAGTGATATACCGAATCTATGATGGTTGCTATAATGTAACGACCGATACATTGATAGTGACGGTAAAAGACGATACAGAACCTGTGGCGATATGCGACAGGAGAACAGTGGTGGCTTTGAATGATGCAGGAATCAATTGGGTGCCTGCAGAAGTATTTGACGATGGAAGTTTTGATGAGTGTCACTTACATCATTTTGAAGTGAGGAGGATGGATGCAGATGCGTGTGGCATAGTTGGAGAAGACGATTGGGGTCCGGAAGTTGGCTTTTGTTGTGAGGATGTTGGCAGGACGATCATGGTAGCCTTCAAAGCAATAGACGCAAGCGGAAACGAAAGTGTGTGCATGGTGAGCGTGGAGGTACAGGATAAAGATGTTCCATTGATCAGTTGTCCACCGGATATTCACGTGGATTGCAGATTTGACATAGATCTGAACAATTTGGGAACTTCATTTGGTAAAGTAGTGGACAATGAAGCGGATCGTGAGAAAATAGTAATTGATCCGATTTACTGGCATGAGATATACGGACATCCACAGGATGGAATCGCGTATGACAATTGTAGCCCAAGAGTGAGTGAGCGAATCGATACGAGTGGAATGAATCAGTGTGGGATGGGTTTGATCATCAGAGAATTTACGGTAACAGACGGACAAGGTAACAGCGCAAGCTGTGTACAGAAGATAGAAATATCCAATCATCATCCGATGAGTTATCTGTCGATTACCTGGCCTGCGGATCTGGATACAAATGGCATATGCAATCCTGATCTGTTGATACCGGAGCGATTAAGTGCGCCGTATAATTTCCCAACGTATGTGGATGATGAGTGCAGCCTGATAGGATTAAGCTATCATGATCATGTATTTTCACAGACGGTACCGGGGGATCCATGCTTTAAAATTTTCAGGGTATGGAAACTGATCGACTGGTGTCAGCGTGATGAGTTCAACAACATCGTAATATTCAGCGATACACAGATCATCAAAGTGAGCAATCTGGTAGATCCGATCATCACGAAATTATGTCGTGATACGACGATCTGCAGTTACGATGTACAATGCAGACCGATCCCGATCAGTCTGAGCATAGAAGCGATCGATGATTGTACAGATGTATCGGAATTGTTGTTCCGCTACAAAGTAGATTTGAACAGCGATGGCACGATCGATATAGAAAGAGCCACAATAGGCGACAATACAGCAAGTGGAACATGGCCATTAGGCAGACACATCATCAAATGGGAAGTGGAAGACCGCTGTGGCAATACTGCCAAATGTCAGTCTGAGGTTAATCTGCTGAATTGCAAATCACCGACGGCTTATTGTCACCGTGATTTGTCCATTGGATTGACAGGGATGGATACGGATGGAAACGGTACTCCGGACACGAAGATGGCGGTGGTATGGGCCAGCGACCTGAATGTAAACTCAGGCCACAGCTGCGGTTATCCGGTGACCTTTAGTTTCAGTGCGGATACGAATGATAAATCCAGAACGTATACCTGCGACAGCATAGGACCAAGAAATGTGGAACTGTGGGTAACAGATATCAATGGTAATACGTCCGTGTGCAAGACAGTGATCATCATCTGGGACAATCCTCAGAGTGAGCCACAATGTCCACAGACTTTGAATGTTCGAGTAAACGGACAAATCAAAACAGAGGGAGGAAGTAAAGTAGAGAAAGTAGGGGTGTTGTTAGAGCAATCGACGATGCCTGCGACGAGTACGAACTTTGAAGGGGAATATACATTTGGTCCAATCGCAACGGGCGGATCTTATGCAGTAAAACCGGGGAAGAACGATGACTGGTTGAATGGCATCAGTACAGCGGACATTGTAAAAATACAAAAGCACATACTTGGCACAGAGCCAATCACCTCACCATACAAAATGGTAGCAGCGGATGTAAACAGAAGCAAGACAGTGACAGCGCGTGACATCGCAGATCTTAGGAAGTTGATATTAGGCTTGACACAAGAGATCAGTGGCAATACGAGCTGGAGATTTGTGGATGAGTATTACAGTTTTGGAAGTGCGGAGAGTGCGTTAACGGAGAATTTCCCGGAAGTGTACAACATACCAACGATGTCATCGAATACAGTAGGAAATTTCATCGGGATCAAAGTGGGAGATGTGAATGAATCAGCCAAGACGCGCGGATATCAAAACACAACGAGCCGAAGTGGCAAGGTAATGGATCTGAGCTACAGAGATGAGGAGATGAAGAAAGGAAATGTGTATGAGATAGAATTCAACTCCAGCAACATAGACCAGTTCAGAGGCTTCCAGATGACGATGGAGTGGAATGCAGAGATGATGGAAGTGATGGAAGTGAGCGGCAACAGAAGTAATCATTTTGGAGAAGAACATTACAGCATGCACAAGGCGAATGAAGGAAAAATCACCTTCAGCTGGGATGGCAGTTCAAAGAGCGGAGAGAAATTATTTACGGTGAAAGTGAGAGCCAAAGCAGATGCACGGGTATCAGATGTGATGCACATAGGCAGCAGCATCACACCGGCGTTGAGTATAGGAGAAGGATTGGAGGAAGGCAGGATAGAGTTGAGGTCACAGGGCAAACTTCAAAACGAGTTTGTGTTGTTGCAGAATGAGCCGAATCCATGGAACGGAACGACCGTGATCGGAATGTTACTTCCTGAGAAGGGAGAAGTAAAATTAACGATCTACGACATGACGGGAAAAGTATATTTCCGCAGTGCAAAGGAACTGGGTAAAGGATATCAAGAATGGATAATTGAAAAATCCATGTTGGGAACGTCAGGAGTGTATTATTATCAGGTAGATTTTGATACCAATACACAGACCAGAAAGATGGTTATTTTGGAATAA
- a CDS encoding T9SS type A sorting domain-containing protein, whose product MYSIKQIHTLLLQFTIWVSFFSPVFAGIVFDGSPGTSAPPNTLGGIPVYSFNPDSRPLGAAETSVLPGFDCKSPLLFSSSLFHVRVSQGWATWSHGYLGDVYYTNANTVTLTLPPDTRAFYLYIEGNDFGAATITATANDGTSSGPIAVVGNAGATYYGFYTTGAQCLLTTITVNASPVAGGFAIGEFGISLNPNNDVLSCKNVNVSLDQNCEVTITPEMLLTGGTCPDFKIIELSHYNHPIPNPVDSHYLGKTIIGKVTDTLNGNSCWSYITIEDKLAPEIICRDQDMSCIQFNLNAANPAVIEDCSRYTVTLLDELTTKLDCNPEYIKEVRRTWISTDTYGNISDTCVQVIRVERPDIDLIDFPDQIVDLECSRISRFDANGNPHPSITGIPTLEGYRIWPNIDFICNMYVDYEDQDLGDIGCVHKIMRTWRAREWWCNQEFMVLGIQFIQIRDTEGPIITHRPYDFDATTGHRDCEADVLLPAIDAYDRCHDKLRVDISYPGGSLIGKNGGKVILPVGRDTVIYRIYDGCYNVTTDTLIVTVKDDTEPVAICDRRTVVALNDAGINWVPAEVFDDGSFDECHLHHFEVRRMDADACGIVGEDDWGPEVGFCCEDVGRTIMVAFKAIDASGNESVCMVSVEVQDKDVPLISCPPDILVDCRFDIDLNNLGTSFGKVVDNEADREKIVIDPIYWHIINGHPQDGIAYDNCSPRVSERIDTSGMNQCGMGLIIREFTVTDGQGNSASCVQSIEIQNHHPMTYLSITWPADLDTNGICNPDLLIPERLSAPYNFPTYVDDECSLIGLSYHDHVFSQTVPGDPCFKIFRVWKLIDWCQRDEFNNIVIFSDTQIIKVSNLVDPIITKLCRDTTICSYDVQCRPIPISLSIEAIDDCTDVSELLFRYKVDLNSDGTIDIERATIGDNTASGTWPLGRHIIKWEVEDRCGNTAKCQSVVNLLNCKSPTAYCHRDLSIGLTGMDTDGNGTPDTKMAVVWASDLNVNSGHSCGYPVTFSFSADTNDKSRTYTCDSIGPRNVELWVTDINGNTSVCKTVIIIWDNPQSEPQCPQTLNVNVNGQIKTEGGSKVEKVGVLLEQSTMPATSTNFEGEYAFGPIATGGSYAVKPGKNDDWLNGISTADIVKIQKHILGTEPITSPYKMVAADVNKSKTVTARDIADLRKLILGLTQEISGNTSWRFVDEYYSFGSAEGALTENFPEVYNIPTMSSNTVGNFIGIKVGDVNESAKTRGYQNTTSRSGKVMDLSYRDEEMKKGNVYEIEFNSSNIDQFRGFQMTLEWNAEMMEVMEVTGNRSNHFGEEHYSMHKANEGKITFSWDGSSKSGERLFTVKVRAKADARVSDMMHIGSSITPALSIGEGLEEGRIELRSQGKLQNEFVLLQNEPNPWNGTTVIGMLLPEKGEVKLTIYDMTGKVYFRSAKELSKGYQEWIIEKSMLGTSGVYYYQVDFDTNTQTRKMVILE is encoded by the coding sequence ATGTATTCTATAAAACAGATTCACACACTTCTACTCCAGTTTACTATCTGGGTTTCTTTCTTTTCACCTGTTTTTGCAGGAATAGTTTTTGACGGTAGTCCCGGAACTTCGGCTCCGCCAAATACTCTTGGAGGAATACCAGTTTACTCATTCAATCCTGATTCAAGGCCATTAGGTGCTGCTGAAACCTCAGTTTTGCCAGGATTTGATTGCAAGAGTCCACTGCTTTTTTCTTCATCGTTGTTTCATGTTAGGGTCAGCCAAGGCTGGGCTACATGGAGTCATGGATATTTAGGCGATGTGTACTATACAAATGCCAATACAGTAACGCTTACCTTGCCACCTGATACAAGAGCCTTCTATCTTTATATAGAAGGGAATGATTTTGGTGCAGCCACCATTACCGCAACAGCAAACGATGGGACCTCTTCAGGACCTATAGCAGTTGTAGGGAATGCAGGTGCGACTTATTATGGCTTTTATACAACCGGGGCACAATGTCTTTTAACAACCATTACGGTAAATGCCTCACCTGTAGCTGGAGGATTTGCAATTGGAGAATTTGGTATCAGTTTGAATCCAAACAATGATGTTCTTTCCTGTAAGAACGTAAATGTATCCCTGGATCAGAATTGTGAAGTGACCATTACACCAGAAATGTTGTTGACTGGTGGAACATGTCCTGATTTTAAAATTATTGAATTAAGTCATTACAATCACCCAATTCCAAATCCGGTGGATTCGCATTATTTGGGTAAGACCATCATTGGTAAGGTGACCGATACATTAAACGGCAATTCTTGCTGGTCCTATATAACGATAGAAGATAAACTGGCCCCTGAGATTATCTGCAGGGATCAGGACATGAGTTGTATTCAATTCAATTTGAATGCAGCCAATCCTGCAGTGATCGAAGATTGCAGCAGATACACGGTGACCTTACTGGATGAGTTGACGACGAAACTGGATTGCAATCCGGAATACATAAAAGAAGTAAGAAGGACCTGGATATCTACGGATACCTATGGAAATATCAGCGACACCTGTGTACAGGTGATCAGAGTAGAAAGACCGGACATCGATCTTATAGATTTTCCGGATCAGATAGTAGATCTGGAGTGCAGCAGAATCTCGAGATTTGACGCAAACGGGAATCCTCATCCGAGCATTACAGGGATACCTACCTTGGAAGGTTATAGGATATGGCCGAATATAGACTTCATCTGCAACATGTATGTAGATTATGAAGACCAGGATCTTGGCGACATCGGATGTGTGCATAAGATCATGCGTACCTGGCGAGCCAGAGAATGGTGGTGCAATCAGGAGTTCATGGTTCTGGGCATACAATTTATCCAGATCAGAGACACTGAAGGTCCGATCATTACGCATCGCCCATACGATTTTGATGCGACCACAGGACACAGAGATTGTGAAGCAGATGTATTGTTGCCTGCGATAGATGCTTATGACAGATGTCATGATAAATTGCGAGTTGACATCAGTTATCCTGGAGGATCGTTGATAGGAAAAAATGGCGGAAAAGTAATCCTTCCAGTAGGACGAGATACGGTGATATACAGAATCTATGACGGTTGCTATAATGTAACGACCGATACATTGATAGTGACAGTAAAAGACGATACAGAACCTGTGGCGATATGCGACAGGAGAACAGTGGTGGCGTTGAATGATGCAGGAATCAATTGGGTGCCTGCAGAAGTATTTGACGATGGAAGTTTTGATGAGTGTCACTTACATCATTTTGAAGTGAGGAGAATGGATGCAGATGCATGTGGAATAGTAGGGGAAGACGATTGGGGTCCGGAAGTTGGCTTTTGTTGTGAAGATGTGGGAAGAACAATCATGGTAGCCTTCAAAGCAATAGACGCAAGCGGAAACGAAAGTGTGTGCATGGTGAGCGTGGAGGTACAGGATAAAGATGTTCCATTGATCAGTTGTCCACCGGATATCTTGGTGGATTGCAGATTTGACATAGACCTGAATAATTTGGGGACCTCATTTGGCAAAGTAGTGGACAATGAAGCGGATCGTGAGAAAATAGTAATAGATCCGATTTACTGGCATATTATAAACGGACATCCTCAGGATGGAATCGCTTATGACAATTGTAGCCCAAGAGTGAGTGAGCGGATAGATACGAGTGGAATGAATCAGTGTGGAATGGGTCTGATCATCAGAGAATTTACGGTAACGGACGGACAGGGCAACAGTGCAAGCTGTGTGCAGAGCATAGAAATACAGAATCATCATCCGATGACCTATCTGTCGATTACCTGGCCTGCGGATCTGGATACAAATGGAATTTGCAATCCGGATTTGTTGATCCCTGAACGATTGAGTGCACCGTATAATTTTCCAACGTATGTAGATGATGAATGCAGCCTGATAGGTTTAAGCTATCATGATCATGTATTTTCACAGACAGTACCGGGGGATCCATGCTTTAAAATTTTCAGGGTATGGAAACTGATTGACTGGTGTCAGCGTGATGAGTTCAACAACATTGTAATATTCAGCGATACACAGATCATCAAGGTGAGCAATCTGGTAGATCCGATCATTACCAAATTGTGTCGTGATACGACGATCTGCAGTTACGATGTACAATGCAGACCGATCCCGATCAGCCTGAGCATAGAAGCGATCGATGATTGTACGGATGTATCGGAATTGTTGTTCCGCTACAAAGTAGATTTAAACAGTGATGGAACGATCGATATAGAAAGAGCTACGATAGGAGACAATACAGCAAGCGGTACATGGCCATTAGGCAGACACATCATTAAATGGGAAGTGGAAGACCGATGTGGCAACACCGCAAAATGTCAGTCCGTAGTGAACTTGTTGAATTGCAAATCACCGACGGCATATTGTCACCGTGATTTATCCATTGGATTGACAGGGATGGATACGGATGGAAACGGTACTCCGGATACGAAGATGGCGGTGGTATGGGCCAGCGACCTGAATGTAAACTCAGGCCACAGCTGCGGTTATCCGGTGACCTTTAGTTTCAGTGCGGATACGAATGATAAATCCAGAACGTATACCTGCGACAGCATAGGACCGAGAAATGTGGAACTGTGGGTAACGGATATCAATGGAAATACGTCAGTGTGTAAGACCGTGATCATCATCTGGGACAACCCGCAGAGTGAGCCACAATGTCCACAGACGTTGAATGTGAATGTAAACGGACAAATCAAAACAGAAGGAGGAAGTAAAGTAGAGAAAGTAGGAGTGTTGCTGGAACAATCCACGATGCCTGCCACGAGTACGAACTTTGAAGGGGAATATGCATTTGGTCCAATCGCAACAGGTGGATCGTATGCAGTAAAACCGGGTAAGAACGATGACTGGTTGAATGGCATCAGTACAGCGGACATTGTAAAAATACAGAAGCATATATTGGGTACAGAGCCGATCACCTCACCATACAAAATGGTAGCGGCAGATGTAAATAAAAGCAAGACTGTTACGGCGCGAGACATCGCAGATCTTAGGAAGTTGATATTAGGCTTGACACAAGAGATCAGTGGCAACACGAGCTGGAGATTTGTAGATGAGTATTACAGTTTTGGAAGTGCGGAGGGAGCGCTTACGGAGAATTTCCCGGAAGTGTACAACATACCGACGATGTCATCGAATACAGTAGGAAATTTCATCGGGATCAAAGTGGGAGATGTGAATGAATCAGCCAAGACGCGGGGATATCAAAACACAACGAGCCGAAGTGGCAAGGTGATGGATTTGAGTTACCGTGATGAGGAGATGAAGAAAGGAAATGTGTATGAGATAGAATTTAACTCAAGCAACATAGATCAGTTCAGAGGTTTCCAGATGACGTTGGAGTGGAATGCAGAGATGATGGAAGTGATGGAAGTGACCGGCAACAGAAGTAATCATTTTGGAGAAGAACATTACAGTATGCACAAGGCGAATGAAGGAAAAATCACCTTCAGCTGGGATGGCAGTTCAAAGAGTGGAGAGCGACTGTTTACGGTGAAAGTAAGAGCGAAAGCAGACGCACGTGTATCAGATATGATGCACATAGGCAGCAGCATCACACCGGCGCTGAGCATAGGAGAAGGATTGGAGGAAGGCAGGATAGAGTTGAGGTCACAGGGCAAACTGCAAAACGAGTTTGTGTTGTTGCAGAATGAGCCGAATCCATGGAACGGGACGACTGTGATCGGAATGTTACTTCCTGAGAAAGGAGAAGTAAAATTAACGATCTACGACATGACCGGAAAAGTATATTTCCGCAGTGCAAAGGAACTGAGCAAAGGATATCAGGAATGGATCATTGAAAAATCCATGTTGGGTACGTCAGGCGTGTATTATTATCAGGTAGATTTTGATACCAATACACAGACCAGAAAGATGGTTATACTAGAGTAA
- a CDS encoding MotA/TolQ/ExbB proton channel family protein codes for MSNQKTSTATPGKFSGMFAAAIIPIALVLGIFIFKFILGDPSHFEGGDPTKHPHPGDYLGMMYKGGILVPILMAVFIIVVCVIIERMYTLSVASGKGSIPSFVRKIKSLLDGNQVDAAIAECDKQKGSVANVIREALHKYKEMSSNQGLDKEQKVLAIQKEIEEATSLELPMLEKNLVILATISSVATLLGLLGTVFGMIRAFSAIATAGAPDAVALSTGISEALINTALGISSSAIAVISYNYFTTRIDGLTYGIDEAGFSIAQNFASKNS; via the coding sequence ATGAGCAATCAAAAAACCAGTACTGCAACCCCAGGTAAGTTCAGTGGCATGTTTGCCGCAGCTATTATTCCGATAGCACTTGTTTTGGGTATTTTTATATTTAAATTTATTCTTGGCGACCCAAGCCATTTTGAAGGAGGAGACCCGACCAAACATCCTCATCCGGGTGATTATTTGGGAATGATGTACAAGGGAGGAATTCTGGTACCCATACTTATGGCCGTTTTCATCATCGTTGTTTGTGTGATCATCGAACGGATGTATACATTGAGCGTTGCGAGCGGAAAAGGTTCTATACCAAGTTTTGTCAGAAAGATTAAATCATTGTTAGATGGAAATCAGGTGGACGCTGCCATAGCTGAATGTGACAAACAAAAAGGTTCTGTTGCAAATGTTATTCGCGAAGCTCTTCACAAGTACAAAGAAATGTCATCCAACCAAGGTCTGGACAAGGAGCAAAAAGTTTTGGCCATCCAAAAAGAAATTGAAGAAGCCACTTCTCTTGAATTACCCATGCTGGAAAAGAACCTGGTAATTTTGGCAACCATCTCTTCTGTTGCAACCCTTTTGGGTCTACTTGGAACAGTATTTGGAATGATCAGAGCCTTCTCTGCAATTGCGACAGCAGGTGCTCCTGATGCGGTAGCTCTTTCTACAGGTATTTCTGAAGCCTTGATTAATACTGCACTGGGTATTTCATCTTCTGCAATCGCTGTAATTTCTTACAATTACTTCACCACCAGAATAGACGGACTTACTTATGGTATTGATGAAGCAGGTTTCAGCATTGCTCAAAACTTTGCTTCCAAAAACTCTTAA